A stretch of DNA from Halobacillus litoralis:
CTGCGCTACAACAGAGTTTGAGATGTTATCATCGATCGGGCTTCCCAGCATGATGATACGGTCTTTAAGTAAGCGGGAGTAAATATCATAAGCACGTTCTCCGCGGTTTGTTTGTTCAATAACTGTAGGGACTAAATTCATTTGTAATTCCTCCTTAACATCAAATTAATAATGATGGAATACATTCATCATACCTATAAGGTCAATAAAGGTCAAACAAAAACAATCGACCTTTTATCCTTTATTTCAGCAAGGTTTGTTATGCCTTTTAAGTATGAAAAACGGTTATTCTTATTCGTTCTATGTGATGTGTTCCAATTCCTTCTACCATCATACCCTAATTTTACCTATATAAACGTCCAAACCTATAATAAAGCTACATGGCAAGATGGACATTATATTGAGATGTTTTGAGGGTTCGTTACTGAATTGAGCGTCAGTGGTGGGTGGGAAGCGAATCTTTACCCGTAGCCCTAAGCTCTTATAAAAGCTTCGAAACAGATTCTTCACAAGGGAGCTTTTCTGGAAGATCATAAAAATGGGTTGCGTTTTTTGGTGATTCTACTTATAATATTAAATGCATGTCGCTTTTGCGCCCGTAGCTCAGTTGGATAGAGCGGTAGATTCCGGTTCTACGTCAGTCGGGGGTTCGAATCCTCTCGGGCGCGCTAAATAAAAGGACCTTCCTTGAAAGTAAGGAAGGTCCTTTTTTTACAAAAATATCATTATATTAATATATAAAAATCTCTTTGAATTTTAGTAGTTACAATAGTGTTATTTAAATATTAATTGAACAGAAATCTCACAGGAATTATACGAACGTTTATTTGGTTTTATTATCGTCATGTAGGTTCTTTTTGCCTTATTTGTGTGTTATGATTGAATAAATAAAGTCAGACTTTTCGCTTTATTTAGAAGAGGGGTATTTATGACAAACCTAATCCGTTACAAAATGTTGTCGACCGAAGAGGTTTCTGAAGACAGGCGGATTCACTTGTTCGATATGCAGGAACAGCAAAAGTTATCCTTCAACTATAAGTCATTGAAGCGAACACCTGAAAATTATGTAGGTGAAGAATTAGCTCATTTCTTGGATAAGCGTAAGTTGAAAATCGATAATGGTTTTTATGATAAAAAAGGACATGCTTCCTGAAGCGTGTCTTTTTTTGTGTAAGAAGTTCTGGAGGAGGATGGATGTTGGAGCGTATCCTTTGGTATGATGAAGATGAAAAATTCAGGGAGGCTTGTGCATGTCTGAAGTCATATTATATGTAAAAGAAAACTGTGGATTATGTGAAGAAGTCAAAGATCTAATATCACTGTTCGACGTCAAAGTAGTAATGGTGGATATTGAAAAAGATCCAGAACTATTAGAGAAGTATATGCTTGAGGTACCGGTGTTAAAAATCGGTGCGGAAGAGTTGGATTACCGTGAAATTGATTACATAAAACTAATGAAGCGTTTACAATGAAAAACGTCTAGGTTTTCACTTGCACGAGGACTACCCCACTGTTAATATAAAGTTGAAATAAGATATTTTTTTGCTCCGAGCGGGACATAATATGACTAGCTGGGACGTAATACATCCCGGTTGGTACCATTTCAAAGAAGGGGCTTTTTCCATGAGAGCGTTCATCGACTTACAAAAAAAATTATTCCCGGATGTCCTGGACGTTATACAGCGCCGTTATCAGCTGTTGTATTACATCCAGATCATGCAGCCTGTAGGCCGAAGAGCGTTAGCTGAAAGTGTTGAGCTGGCTGAACGTACGGTCCGAAGCGAAGTGGACTTTCTGAATAAACAAGGGGCTGTAGAGATTACCTCAAGAGGCATGCACTTAAGTTATGAAGGGCAGAACATTCTTGAGCAGTTAGCTGAGTTTATTAAAGAGGTCTCTGGGATTAAGGTTTTAGAACAACAATTAAAGGATAAATTAAATTTAGACTATGTCGTTGTTGTTCATGGTGATAGTGATGAGCTTAATTGGGTAAAACAAGAGATGGGAAAAGCATGTGTCCAGTATTTGAAAGAACATATGTCGCCTGACCA
This window harbors:
- a CDS encoding ubiquinone biosynthesis protein COQ4: MTNLIRYKMLSTEEVSEDRRIHLFDMQEQQKLSFNYKSLKRTPENYVGEELAHFLDKRKLKIDNGFYDKKGHAS
- a CDS encoding glutaredoxin family protein, with the translated sequence MSEVILYVKENCGLCEEVKDLISLFDVKVVMVDIEKDPELLEKYMLEVPVLKIGAEELDYREIDYIKLMKRLQ